Proteins from a genomic interval of Tachyglossus aculeatus isolate mTacAcu1 chromosome 8, mTacAcu1.pri, whole genome shotgun sequence:
- the ACTR5 gene encoding actin-related protein 5, with product MAAPASRRVFPFRDSRPAAVTVPEPREREGPGPLVLDNGSFQTAAAAASASAAPAPARWLPRSPLERGVPVNLHLQEALLDYTFHHLGVASQGCVDHPLVVTEAVCNPLYSRQMMSELLFECYHVPKVSYGIDSLYSFYHNRQKNSPFNGLVISSGYQCTHILPVLKGRLDAKNCKRINLGGNQSAIYLQRLLQLKYPGHLAAITLSRMEEILHEHSYIAEDYGEELQKWKSAEYYEDNVHKMQLPFSSKLLGSTLTAEGKQERRQQQVRRLQELNARRREEKLQLDQERLDRLLFVQELLEDGQVDQFHKALVELNMDSAEELQSYIHKLSLAVEQTKQKILQAEGNIEVDVVDSKPETPDLEQPGSEQSLEDVENINDFEPLFAEETAEVEKPVPTVQPVFNLAEYHQLFLGTERIRAPEIIFQPSLIGEEQAGLAETIQYVLDRFPKEVQETLVQNVFLTGGNMMYPGMKSRIEKELLEMRPFQSSFQVHVASNPILDAWHGARDWALEHMNHEEGWITRKDYEEKGGEYLKEHAASNVHVPIRLPKQASRTADTPASGKVAGAALSSPCQQV from the exons ATGGCGGCGCCGGCGTCGCGGCGGGTGTTTCCGTTCCGGGACAGTCGTCCGGCGGCGGTGACGGTGCCGGAgccgagggagagggagggtccgGGGCCGCTGGTGCTGGATAACGGCTCGTTCCAG actgccgccgccgccgcctcggccTCGGCGGCCCCGGCGCCTGCGCGCTGGCTGCCCCGCTCCCCCCTGGAGCGCGGCGTGCCCGTCAAcctccacctccaggaggccctcctggACTACACCTTCCACCACCTCGGAGTCGCCTCGCAG GGCTGTGTTGATCATCCCCTGGTTGTAACGGAAGCCGTGTGCAACCCCCTGTATTCGCGCCAGATGATGTCAGAGCTGCTGTTTGAGTGCTATCACGTGCCGAAAGTTTCCTACGGGATAGACAGCCTGTACAGCTTCTATCACAACAGACAAAAAAACTCCCCTTTCAACGGCCTCGTTATTTCTTCCGGGTACCAGTGTACACACATTTTACCCGTCTTAAAAGGAAG ATTAGACGCCAAAAACTGCAAACGCATCAATCTTGGAGGCAACCAATCAGCTATATATCTTCAGCGCCTTCTTCAGCTAAAATATCCTGGCCATTTAGCAGCCATCACTCTTAGTCGCATGGAGGAAATCCTGCACGAACACAGCTATATTGCGGAAGACTATGGAGAAG AACTGCAGAAGTGGAAGTCTGCCGAATATTACGAGGACAACGTGCACAAGATGCAGCTCCCTTTCTCCAGCAAGCTCCTGGGCAGCACCCTGACGGCCGAAGGGAAGCAGGAGCGACGGCAGCAGCAGGTGCGGAGGCTCCAGGAGCTGAACGCCCGCCGGCGGGAAGAGAAACTCCAGCTCGACCAGGAGAGGCTGGACCGACTGCTCTTCGTGCAG GAGCTTCTCGAAGACGGGCAGGTGGACCAGTTCCATAAAGCGCTGGTGGAGCTGAACATGGACTCGGCCGAGGAACTGCAGTCGTACATACACAAACTGAGCTTGGCCGTGGAACAGACCAAGCAGAAAATCCTGCAAGCGGAAGGCAACATCGAGGTGGATGTGGTGGATAGCAAACCAGAG ACCCCTGACTTGGAGCAGCCGGGCAGTGAGCAGTCGCTCGAGGATGTGGAAAACATAAACGATTTTGAACCTCTGTTTGCCGAGGAGACCGCGGAAGTCGAGAAGCCAGTTCCGACGGTGCAG CCCGTGTTTAACCTAGCAGAATATCACCAGCTCTTCCTGGGAACGGAAAGGATTCGAGCTCCCGAAATTATTTTCCAGCCGTCCCTCATAGGAGAAGAACAGGCGGGGCTGGCAGAAACGATTCAGTATGTTCTAGACAG GTTTCCCAAAGAAGTGCAGGAGACCCTTGTCCAGAACGTTTTTCTCACTGGCGGCAATATGATGTATCCCGGGATGAAATCTAGGATTGAGAAGGAACTGCTTGAAATGAGACCTTTCCAATCTTCTTTTCAG GTCCATGTCGCCTCGAATCCCATATTGGATGCTTGGCACGGAGCTCGGGATTGGGCGCTGGAGCATATGAACCACGAAGAAGGGTGGATAACCAGAAAAGATTATGAAGAAAAAGGCGGAGAGTACCTTAAGGAGCATGCTGCTTCCAACGTCCACGTCCCCATTCGCCTCCCCAAACAGGCTTCCCGGACGGCAGACACGCCGGCCTCCGGCAAAGTAGCCGGAGCCGCTTTAAGCAGCCCCTGCCAACAGGTATAG